The stretch of DNA AGGACACGTGGACACAGAGCCCCGCTCTGGCAGCTGTTTCCAGGTGTTGCCAGAGTTTACAGTGAAATGAAGAGGAAATACCGAGAGGGGAGTATAGGAGTCTGCAATCAAGCAGGAATAAGagctctctcccagctctctgcGCTGCTCACTGCACTGAGCTTGCACAAGGAGAGGCCATAATTATGCAAATTGAATCTCTTTCGTATCTCAATTTGTTTCCTCAGTGATTTTTATAATAAGGATTAACATGCTAGCCAGAGGCAATGATGGCAAAGTGCTGATAATGAGCACATTAACAAGTAACGTCCTTGTCAACATGTGGAGGAGCCTCTCCCTGGCTTACCACCTGCTTCAGCAGGGCACTGATACAGACACAGggcactgacacagacacagggtactgacacagacacagggtactgacacacagatacagagcAATGACACTGACTCAgacacaggacactgacacacagacacagagcactgaTACAGACAGAGcactgacacaaacacagggcACTGATACAGACACAGGgtactgacacacagacacaggataCTGATACAGacactgggcactgacacagacacagggtactgacacacagatacagagcACTGATACAGACAGagcactgacacagacacagggcACTGATACAGACACAGGGTcctgggacacagacacaggatACTGATACAGacactgggcactgacacagacacagggtACTGACTCACAGATACAGAGCACTGATACAGACACAGAGCAAAGACACTGACTCAGGGCACTGATACAGACacagggcactgacacacagacacagagcatAGATACAGCACACATACAGCACACAGGGCACTGATACAGACACAGGGTActgacacacagatacagagcACTGATACAGACACAGAGCAAAGACACTGACTCAGAGCACTGATACAGACacagggcactgacacacagacacagagcatAGATACAGCACACATACAGCACacagggcactgacacacagacacagggcacTGATACAGACACAGGGTActgacacacagatacagagcACTGATACAGACACAGAGCAAAGACACTGACTCAGAGCACTGATACAGACacagggcactgacacacagacacagagcatAGATACAGCACACATACAGCACacagggcactgacacacagcacacagagcactgacagaCAATGTGCAGAGCTAGGCTGGACTCTGAGGGTCACCTCCAGTTACAACTGCACCATCAGCTGTGAAGATGTCTCTTTCAAATTTTATCTCCGGAATTCCATGGCGTTGGGCTTTGATGCAGAAAGTTTCAGAAGTTCAGAGTTGGAGTCTGGAAAAGCTTCAGAGAGCAGTTTTCCCCAGGGTCTGAAAGTGCCTGACCTTGTGCTGTTTCCAGGCCTGTCCCACCGCTACGAGTTTATGGGAAAGGAACAGCCCACAGAGAGCTCTCCTTCCTTCCATCCTGCAGTTTCTCCCTGCACATCCTGCCATTGTCCTGCTTCTccaacacacagacagacaggacactcAGACCCAccgacacacacagacagacaggacacactgacacacacagacagacaggacacactgacacacacagacaggacacactgacacacacccagACAGGACACTCAGGCagacaggacacactgacacacacagacaggacacactgacccacccacacacagacagacaggacacactgacacacacagacaggacacactgacacacacccagACAGGACACTCAGGCagacaggacacactgacacacacagacaggacacactgacacacagacagacagaacactaagacccactgacacacagacagacaggacactcAGACCCacccactgacacacagacagacaggacacactgacacacacacagacagagagacaggacagccAGACTGATTAAAAGAAACACGCTCTATTCTGTCTGTTCTTTATCTGGTCAACAGCTCTGAATACGGCATAGCCAGTCTGACATGCGTGGGTCTGGTGTTAAATTGTTAATGAGCCAATTAAGTTGTCCAGCAGTTAATGAGATGTTGCCTGCTGAGACGGtgtggctgtgctgtgctggagGCAGGCGGGGAGGTGCAGATGACAGGGTCACCCTGATGTCCCCCTGTCTGAGCTCTGTTCAGGGCGCAGGGTCCCAGCACAGAGAGACAGCTGGACCAGGTCTGCTTTCGCCAGCTGTTGATCATCTGGTTCTAGTCTGCTGGTCATGAATTGTGTCTGCTTTGCGAGTGTGTTGTGACTGCAGTTAGTGTGTCAGAGCACATCCACACAGGTCTGACTTTTCCTCTTTCGTCCCCTGGTACCAGCCCACCATAATCATTGAAATAACAATTTCGATACCCTTTCATCTGGTTGCCATAGAGACCCCCAAGGTGATGGGTTGCCAAGgtaacaggtcagtggagtgtCTGTGACTGAATAGTGTCACATCTCTGGAGTgggacagggaaaaaaaactaaaacacacaCATCGGTATGACAGATGGAACAGTTTTAACTAAACATTCTCAACTCCTCGTCCCGGAAACACCACTCAAGAGCAAGACagacatgaaaaacaaaaaacaaatctgtaacTGTAATTTTGAAGCCAAGTGTTTCACAGTGGGGTACATTCCACTGTGTGTTTTGTGCTGTTCTCCGAGCACAGTgattcactcacacacagacttcCCACAGCTGCTGTGAAAGGGCCTGGTTAATTGGTTAACGAGCTCATAATGAGAATAACACATTGCGCGAAGCAGCACTTCAATCTGCAGAATTGTAACCAATCCATTAGAACTAACACAGCTCCTCAGGACAGGAagcacactgcacactacacacactgcacaaacTACACACACTGCGCATActtcacacactacacacacactgcacatacTGAAAAtactacacacactgcacaaacTACACACTGCAAACACATGAATCGCAGACATATGGCCTGAAAGGATATTTTGAAACTATAGTCAGGTAGCAACAACCAGACAGCTATACTGTGACCTGTACAGCCCTCATTACAGAGTCATATTATTCCCTTCATGTTACACATTAAGCATGAAAACCGTCTTCAGGAGAGATGAGAGGAGAGGAGATGGAGGGGAGGGAGAGTTAACTGCACTGGGTTGTATTGTGTTGGTTGTGTGAAGACTTGTATTGGGTTGGTTGTGTGAAGGCTTGTattgtgttgtattgtgttggtTGTGTGATTGTTTGCTGTTCGATTCTCTCCTTGGGTCTGATCTGCAGACAGAGCTGCTAGCTGTAGGAGCCCTTGTCTTTTACACTGCTGGTATTAATGACCTGTTTCAGTTGCTGACACAGTTAATTGTTGTCTGCTGCTGTGCTTCGGCGAAACTGTAATGAATTGAAAGAATagaattaattgattaattgagaCAGCACTCGTGAGATCAACGAGTTCCTCTTTAATCACAGCTTCCAACAGAGCACAGTTCAGAAGTACTAGCAGCACTGTAGAAATCTACACACGGACTGATAGGACACCTGGGTCACGTTACAGAGGATATAGATTACATCATTAGGACACGCCTGGACTGCGCCGGGCTCAGAGTTGTGCTTATCAGTGCTCTGTGCATCCCATCTCACTGTGAGCACACAGAGAGAGTGAGGCAGTCTGTGctgagagagtgagagtgagacaaGGTCCGACATTTGTCATGGAGAGTGAGACAGTATGGGAAGAGTGAGTGAGTCGATGCTAAGATAGGGAGAGTAAGATAGAGTGCACTGGGAGAGGGAAGAACTGGCACAGTGTGCCAAGGGAGTGAGGTGGCATGCAAAGAGTGTGACAGTCGATGCAGTGACAGGTCCAGTGAGACTGAGATAGGGTGAAATATgcagtgagagtgagacagtgtaaGACTCACAGTGAGAATGAGACAGTGTGTAGAgacagtgagagtgagacagtgtaaGACTcacagtgagagtgagacagtgtgtaGAGACAGTGAGACTGAGACAGTGTAAGACTcacagtgagagtgagacagggtgtagagacagtgagagtgagacagtgtaaGACTcacagtgagagtgagacagggtgTAGAGACTGAGACTGAGAGGGTGAGACTCACAGTAAAGTGAGACATGGCGAGACAGTGAGAGTGTGTGGAGACaatgagagtgagacagggtgAGACTcacagtgagagtgagacagggtgtagagacagtgagagtgagacagtgtaaGACTcacagtgagagtgagacagggtgtagagacagtgagagtgagacagtgtaaGACTcacagtgagagtgagacagggtgtagagacagtgagagtgagacagtgtaagacacagtgagagtgagacagggtgTAGAGACTGAGACTGAGAGGGTGAGACTCACAGTAAAGTGAGACATGGCGAGACAGTGAGAGTGTGTGGAGACaatgagagtgagacagggtgAGACTCACGGTGAGGGTCAGACCCAGGCCTTGACAGAGCTCAACCTCTCCCCaccccagcagcagcagcagcccccCTGCCCCTCGCACCCGCGCCACCCCCCCCCGTGGTACTGTGCACGTGAGCAGGGCTGGAAGAGCAGGAAGAGGCGGAGCCGGCGAGCCAGGCCGCAGTAGATCGCCATGGCGACCACAATGAGTGGCGACATCACCACGAAGCCCAGGATGATGAGTGCAGAGGAACTGTTGTCGTCCAGCAGGTGGCGACAGTAGGAGGCCTTGGAGTGCAGGACCTTGTGGGGAGAGGAGGCAGCAGAGAGGAGCAGTGAGGCAGGGGGACAGTTTCTCAGCACTCAGCAGACACGtgacaggagcagagagagggaaaCGCTAATGAATGAGCTGTCAAGCATAGGAGCAGCACTGAGCCAAGATCACTGAGTGCTCTGGCACAGGGAGGAGAGGGACATAACCTCCATCTGCgtgcagagtgtgtgtgtttcaggccTGTAGgtgcagtgtgtgactgtgtgtgtctgtgtatgtgtctgtgtgtttgtgtgtgactgtgtgtgtgccaGACTGTGACTGTCTATCTTTCCCAGACTCCCCTGCCCGCCCAGCTGTGCCACTCAAGCTGTCAATCAGCTGTCAGAGCTGTCAGAGACGCTCCCAGGCAGATGGAGCTCAGAAACTGTCTGCAGTAACACTCCCTCACGCCACCAGACTGGGCCAGCACTCGAACCCGGGCCCCACGATCTGCCAGGGCACCGGGATCGTTTGCCATGGAGCCCTGCTGCTGGACCAGCACGCCGCCCAGAGACGCTTCCTCATCCCAGCGCCGGCCGACTCccctcagtgtgtgaattcaggggcagtgtgagaggagagggacagcagtgtctctagcagtgtctccagtccagtcaggagtgtcagtgtgtgaattcgggggcagtgtgagaggagagggacagcagtgtctctagcagtgtctccagtccagtcaggagtgtcagtgtgtggattcaggggagtgtgagaggagagggacagcagtgtctctagcagtgtctccagtccagtcaggagtgtgtcagtgtgtgaattcaggggcagtgtgagaggagagggacagcaatgtctccagtccagtcaggagtgtgtcagtgtgtgaattcaggggcagtgtgagaggagagggacagcagtgtctctagcagtgtctccagtccagtcaggagtgtcagtgtgtgaattcaggggcagtgtgagaggagagggacagcagtgtctccagtccagtcaggagtgtgtcagtgtgtgaattcaggggcagtgtgagaggagagggacagcagtgtctccagtccagtcaggtacCTCAGTGGGTGAATTCTGGGAGGATCTGTATCTCGAGCCCCACTGACCCTCCAGGTGCTGGGCCGTGGTGGGTGTGGTCACTCACCCGAGAGTGGCACTGGAAGCCGAAGTAGACCACGATGATGGTGGGCAGCAGGACCATGGCGAAGACGGCCAGCAGCAGCGCCAGGCTGGCCACACACAGCAGGCTGTTGAAGAGCGTCAGCCCTGCCCCCCAGGCCACACAGGCCCCCGGGCTCCGCCGGGCCAGGGGCAGTCCAGGGCCTTCCACCGAGTAATCAGGGGGGGCCGGCAGCATCCGGACCCGGTCTTCAACCCCCTCCACCTCCCCCTCGCCGTCCtcccactccctcccatcacACATTGCCCtgtctggagagagaggagagagagaggggagaagagagaggagagaggaaagagagtTGTGACCACAatctggccatagaaactgggcgacacacaCAGACCTGGGAGGACAGGCTGCTGAGAGTTCAGTGTGTGTTTAGTGTGGAGTGTTCAGTatgtgtgtgttcagtgtgtctgctggaTGGAGATGCATGCTGGCTCTGAACAAGCTCTCTCACGCAGAGCTAATTATTGCTCCTGCTTGTCTCACTATTTGTTCATGAAAccctgaacaaactgcagtgcaGCCCAGTCAGAGCAGCCTGTGCTGATCCTCTGCAGACAGGAGACAGGGGTGCGAGTCGAGCACAACATGAGCCCGCAGTACCCCCAAACACCCTGTCCTGCACAGAGAGCCCAGCCCAGTGAGTCGAGCACAACATGAGCCCGCAGTACCCCCAGACACCCTGTCCTGCACAGAGAGCCCAGCCCAGTGAGTCGAGCACAACATGAGCCCGCAGTACCCCCAGACACCCTGTCCTGCACAGAGAGCCCAGCCCAGTGAGTCGAGCACAACATGAGCCCGCAGTACCCCCAGACACCCTGTCCTGCACAGAGAGCCGCcgcccagtgctggggcagtgGATTGGAAACTCTCCCAGTAGTAGGAGCACTGGGAGGGGATGAGAAAACTACATTTTACTCCACTTCCTGGACATGGTCCTCTACAGCTCGGGTGTGCGAGCTGCTGTctctcctcactgtctctctccactgtctctctctccccactgtctctccctctccgctgtctctctctcaactgtctctctctccactgtCTCTTCCTctccactgtctctctctccactgtCGCTGTGCACATATCGGATAGGCATATCGGTTCTCTGTGCACACTCTGGGACCGGACAGGACATCGGTTCTGTGGTGTACAGTTCTGTGTGCTGTTTGTCTGTAACACTCCAGTCCTCGCAGATACCAGATACCAGCTCTGCACAGCCCAGGAAGACTAATTACAGAAGAGAGCTGAGTCCCTGCTCCTGCAAattaattttcctgtcaaagCTGAGCTAAGTCTCCTGGGGCGACTCCTGCgcacaggaggagagaggggggacaCTGTCAGGAAGGCACTGGGTCTCCGCCAGGGACAGAAACAACACCTCCAGATGACACGGGGTGACCCCAAAACACAGCCCTGCTCCACAGATTAAGccctggacagacagacagcaggaaaGAGAGATAGAGAGGCAAAAGGGCACACACAGCAGAAGAGAgatagagacagacaggcacataGAGCAGGAgcgagggagagacagacaggtacacacagaaggagagacagggagatgGAAACTGAGACAggaggacaagaagaggaatcAGAGATGGACAAAGACAGAAGATGGACGGGGATCTGACAAACTGATACAAATAGAAAGGTTGCTAGCAGTCGCTAGAAAATAAGAGTAATTGTCGATTGAGCACTACTGAACTTTTTCATTAGGTGAATTCAGCGTGATTCAAAAGCTACGTAGGAATGcaagtttaaagaaaaacaccatTACTTTTACTAGTTTTCAGAAGAATAATAATAGTTCCAAGATCACCGTTTCTCTCGCTCTGTTTCTGCTCATCAGCGGATCGATAGAAGCGATCGATTCCTCGGTCTCCTTCGGCCGCCCTCCAGTCCCGGTCCCGCAGAGCGCTCATTGATCGCGCTGTCCCTAAATTCAATTAGGTCGCTTTTCTGTTTCGCTGCGTTTTAAAAGCTCATCGATAACGGAGATTTGAAACACACGAAGAAAGTCGGCCCGGGCCGAGCGGTTATTAATGCGCTTAATGAGCTCACTTAGACCGGAGACGGGCAGAATCAGACACCCCAGGCAACTTGGAGACTCACCGCTGCTCCCGTTCCGGGTCCAACAAGGCAGCAGGCTGTGGGCTCGGCTATGGGCTCCCCGGCTCGGATCCAATGAGCGGCGAATGTGTATACTGGGACAGTTGGGTCCTGCTTTACAGAACCGCAGTCCAGAGTCCTAGAGCGACAGCGCTGCACCGGGAAAAACGGTCCGGGGAGCTCGGAGTGAGGTGACCTGAACTCAGCTCTGCCTCCGGGACCGGGATCCCAGCCCCCTCCGCGGTCCCGAAATGTTTGATCTTCCGgccgtgtctgtgtgtccgtcaGCCGCGGTCCGGAGCGCTGCACCGGCCGGGAGAAGCACGGCGGGTCAGAGAGGCGCTGTGTGGAGCTGGAGAGAGCCTGCAGGTGGAGGAGCTGTGTGTGCGAGGAGAGAGGGAGCGAGAGACAGGAGTAGGGAGAGCGGgcgctgcagtgtgtgtgtgtgtactgtgtgtagtgtgtgtctgtactatGTGTCTCTATGGTCTCTgcagtgtgtttctgtgtgtgtcgtATGCACTGTgagtgtattgtgtgtgtgtccagtacAGAGGGTCTGTTACAGCACCAGTGTAACTGGGTCTCCTGCCCCTATTAGCTCAGTGCTGGAGCACAGGGGGCCATTAGACACACAGTAGGGCTGCAGCCCCAGAGCTTTGATCTGCAACTGAGGCAGCGTCTGCTAATAGGCCTGAGCTCCGGGGGGCATCGCTGTCCtcctcttcatcatcatcatcttcctGCTGGGGAGACTGAGCTCTGTGTCACACAGGGCATCGCTGTCCTCCTCTTCATCATCACTGGAGCGACTGAGCTGTGTGTCACTCGTGTGAAGACCCGGAGCTGTGCTGAGCAGGCAGACAGGGGGGGTGTTACTGGTTCCAGCCCCTCCATGAGTCTCTGAGACATGAGGTCCTGAGGACAGGAGCTCCTCTGTTTCCTCCAGACTGACTATTCCTGTAAAACACGATGTGTCTAAATACGGGGACAGGAGAGCACAGCCAGCACACGGCCGCCCAGCTCTTGCTGTCTCTGTGGGGAGCAGCCCTGCACTGGTGCTGTCCATGGGCTGTGTGTCACCTGTACAGCACATCCGGACCAGAACCGTCTGCCCAGCCCACATGCCCACAGCTCCCACACCTCCCAGAGATCGGGGTGTGCACTGCTCTGTCCTGAAGAGGTACTCTGAGATCGGGGTGCGCTCTGCTCTGTCCTGAAGAGGTACTCTGAGATCGGGGTGCGCTCTGCTCTGTCCTGAAGAGGTACTCTGAGATCGGGGTGCGCTCTGCTCTGTCCTGAAGAGGTACTCTGAGATCGGGGTGTGCACTGCTCTGTCCTGAAGAGGTACTCTGAGATCGGGGTGCGCTCTGCTCTGTCCTGAAGAGGTACTCTGAGATCGGGGTGCGCACTGCTCTGTCCTGAAGAGGTACTCTGAGATCGGGGTGACTCTGCTCTGTCCTGAAGTGGGCTGCTCTGAGATTGGGgtgcactctgctctgtcctgaAGTAGGGTTCTCTGAGATCGGGgtgcactctgctctgtcctaaAGTGGGGTTCTCTGAGATCGGGgtgcactctgctctgtcctaaAGCGGGGTGCTCTGAGATTGGGGTGCACTCTGCTCCGTCCTGAAGTGGGGGGGCTCTGAATTTGCAGGTGAACACCCCCCCAGAGCTCCAGAAGCTTTGAAGAGGTTAATGGGAACAATATTTATAACCTAGCGACCGCGATCGctctcaaatgggctcagtaCTGAAACAAGAGTGGTCTGGCTCTTCTAAAAAAAAGACTGGAACAGCTTATAGAAGCTGCGTTTAGTAACCAGGCAACGGACAAATTGTCTGATTACCTTTTTGGAGGAGGGGGGACTGGGGGGAGGGATGGGGGCTGGGGCTCGGCTCTAACGTCGTCTAAGCCTTGTTGCTTCTGTAAGTTACTCTATATGCAGTATTCCAGAGTGGGTCTTTTCTCAAGCACTGCCCATGTTCATGTTCTTATCATGATACATTTGTAGAGGGTGGTGTAGCAGTTAGTGCTGATCATGGGTCCTGGTTCCCAGCTTAGCGTTCCTTccgtatggagtttgcatgttctccccatgacTGTGTGAGTTTTCTCCTGGTCGGAATGTTTCTTGGCCCTGCCGTTTCACAGCTGTTACATCCCAGGCCTGATTCCAGTCTAAGCTAATGTCTGTGTGGAGGTTGCATGTTCTGTACAGGGGTTTACCAGGTTTATGCACCTCCTAGGTGAACAGGTGTGTCTGAGTTGTCTCCCAACCTGAGCCCCTCACAGCTCACTGTGGTCAGACTGCTTTGGACTAAGTGTTTATCACAGATAGGTGGATGACAAGGCAAAACAAGTAACTTTAAAACTTAACTTTTTGCTGATTCATTTGATATTGTAACACAAATGCTAATTTATTTGGTATCTTAATGGTAAGGTAGACAGAGGTAGAGTGAACAGTAACACACTGTGTTAAGACCACAGCTGCAGTTTCAGCGTCTGTCCTGCAGAGCGGCGCCTGCTCTCCCACTCTCGGTCAGAATGACAGCATGAGTCATGTCCAGCGTTACAGGGGTGACTTATCCTGACTCAACACGGAGAACGATTCTTTCTTGTCTCCCAGCGCATGCTTGTGAAATAATAAGTAGGAGTTTCAGAAGCTGCTCCCCTGGTGATCCTGCAGTACAGAGCGGAGGTCAGGAGTTTTATGCACGAAGAGCTGGCAGCTCTGGTAAAAGATTTAAGATTCCCCACGGCCGAGCGGCAGTCCCTCCCTCACTGTCTGTGTGATCTTCAATCACCGTGACGCACAGTAAATACAGCAGCACTAGTGACTGCAGAGCAGCCCTGTCCAGGGGTCGTgcccgtctgtgtgcctgtgtgcctgCGTCCCTCACAGAGTCACACTCAACCAGCTGATCAATTACAGCAACACCATGGCCTTTAGAACTATATCACAATATTATCATCTGGAAGACAGCCTCAGCGTCCCTCGGgatgtgacaggagatcacatacttgCCTGCAGCTCAGCTGAGTCTCCTCACCCCTCCTGCAGTTGGAAGTGTGgaaattctgggattagattagttatctgataataataataataataataatagcttacacttatatagcgcttttctggacactccactcaaagcactttacaggtaatggggatcccctccaccaccacccatgtgcagcatccacctggatgatgcgacggcagccatagtgcgccagaacgctccccacacatcagctctcagtggggaggagagcagagtaatgtagccaattcatagagggggattattaggaggccatgattggtaagggccagagggaaatttggccaggacaccagggctacacccctactctttccgagagacgccctgggatttttaataaccacagagagtcaggaccttggttttatgtctcatccaaagaacagcgcctgtttacagtatactgtccccgtcactatactggggcattaggacccacatggaccgcagggtgagcgccccctgctggccccactaacacctcttccagcagcaaccttagtttttcccaggagtctcccatccaggtactgaccaggctcacacctgctgagctccagtgggctgccagctgtgagttgcagggtgatgtggctgctggatcttagggaagaatgtttgtaTAAAACGTATTTCTTGCAGTccagcagaaagtgcatctcTGGTTTCCAtgcccaggctgtggtcactccAAGGTCACTGAGGTCTCcaatgtctgtgtccaggctgtggtcactgagtctgtcctctctgggcagccaggtctgcctgtgttcaggctgtggtcactgagcctgtcctctctggtcaGCCACGTCTGCccgtgtccagtgtctgtgtccaggctgtggtgcTGCCTCTGACAACAGCCAGGTATCTGATTGCTCGGTTTTCTCACtccaatctctctctctcccccctgacCACTCTGCGCAGGAGAGATAAGGAGCTAAATGATTAATCTGAACTGCACAAACCCAGGcagcctccctctctcagtctgCACTGCtgctcctcacacacagagacacacacatagagatggacacagacacacagagacacacacacacacacacacacacacacacacagagagacacacagacacacagacacacacgcagacagacacacaggcaggttgaaaggagagagaaggagacagAGAGCAGAGAAAAGGAGGGGAGCTGGGGGGAGCTCAGGGGCGAAAGAAAGAAGCTGATTTCTAATTATACTCCCCCTTAAAGATGACAATTGTTTCTTCTTGTCAGGTGTCTGGCAAGGAAGCAGAATCTAGCAGAAGAAAGCATGCGAGAGGGAGGCAGATCAGCACACATCCTGCACACAGAGCTCTGTGAGCACGGCGGCGGCTCTCCCTGGGCTCCTGTCTCTGCGGTCCAGTCACAGGGGAGCGACTCACCACACTCAGAGCTCCCCTGCAGATGGCGATGCAGAGAGCTATGGCAGGGTGTCACAGATCACGTCTCACCCACTCAGTACTGAAGGTTGAATTAACCCCTAATGCAGCTTCCCAGATCCTTTGTCCTGATCCTTCCTGATCCCTGAATCTGAAAGCCAGATCCCTGCTTGCAGGCACCCTCGTATCTATT from Lepisosteus oculatus isolate fLepOcu1 chromosome 25, fLepOcu1.hap2, whole genome shotgun sequence encodes:
- the LOC107075535 gene encoding transmembrane protein 88B-like is translated as MCDGREWEDGEGEVEGVEDRVRMLPAPPDYSVEGPGLPLARRSPGACVAWGAGLTLFNSLLCVASLALLLAVFAMVLLPTIIVVYFGFQCHSRVLHSKASYCRHLLDDNSSSALIILGFVVMSPLIVVAMAIYCGLARRLRLFLLFQPCSRAQYHGGGWRGCEGQGGCCCCWGGERLSSVKAWV